In Etheostoma spectabile isolate EspeVRDwgs_2016 chromosome 20, UIUC_Espe_1.0, whole genome shotgun sequence, the following are encoded in one genomic region:
- the osr1 gene encoding protein odd-skipped-related 1: MGSKTLPAPVPLHPSLQLANYSLLHSSTGLQLPSDNFPSIYSFSALHAIHLHQWTLGYPPLALPRGTISKLPAQFSSMASIPMFPHLLHPKQDSAGLLQSSKNKPRFDFANLAAAATQEDHLKAEDLSMTGAAAAAAASSHHATSAGLGCLLDVTKLSSPERKSSRGRLPSKTKKEFVCKFCGRHFTKSYNLLIHERTHTDERPYTCDICHKAFRRQDHLRDHRYIHSKEKPFKCQECGKGFCQSRTLAVHKTLHMQVKELKPAKIK; the protein is encoded by the exons ATGGGCAGCAAGACTCTGCCAGCTCCAGTCCCTCTCCACCCTTCCCTCCAGCTGGCGAACTACTCCCTCCTGCATAGCTCCACAGGCCTCCAGCTGCCATCAGATAATTTCCCCAGCATCTACAGCTTCAGTGCTCTACACGCCATCCACCTTCACCAGTGGACGCTTGGCTACCCGCCTTTGGCCCTGCCCCGGGGCACCATCTCCAAGCTGCCCGCCCAGTTCTCTTCCATGGCCTCCATCCCCATGTTCCCTCACCTCCTGCATCCCAAGCAGGACTCAGCAGGGCTGCTGCAGAGCTCCAAGAACAAGCCCCGCTTTGACTTTGCCAACCTTGCAGCAGCAGCCACCCAAGAGGATCATCTGAAGGCAGAGGACCTAAGCATGACGGGTGCTGCTGCCGCCGCAGCGGCTTCATCTCACCATGCAACGTCAGCCGGCCTGGGATGCCTCCTGGACGTGACCAAACTCTCCTCACCGGAGCGCAAGTCCAGCCGCGGCCGACTGCCTTCCAAGACCAAGAAAGAGTTTGTCTGCAAGTTCTGTGGCCGCCATTTTACCAAATCCTACAACCTTTTGATCCATGAGAGGACGCACACGGACGAGAGGCCATATACCTGTGATATCTGCCACAAGGCCTTCAGAAGACAGGACCACCTCCGGGACCACAG GTACATTCATTCCAAAGAAAAGCCCTTCAAATGTCAAGAGTGTGGGAAGGGCTTCTGTCAGTCCAGGACTCTGGCTGTCCATAAAACATTACACATGCAAGTCAAGGAACTGAAGCCGGCCAAGATCAAGTGA